One stretch of Pontiella desulfatans DNA includes these proteins:
- the purB gene encoding adenylosuccinate lyase, with protein sequence MITAISPIDGRYASKVAELTECFSEYALVRNRVRVEVLWLMALCAEAGIPECRALTTEEQTLLIGIVEDFTPQEAEKVKEIERTTNHDVKAVEYYLKKKIEGTSLEELSEFLHFACTSEDINNLSHALMLKDGLAALLPHQQELIDQLKGFAAAWKAVPMLARTHGQTASPTTIGKELAVFADRLDMQKAKAEAVEILGKLNGAVGNFNAHLSAYPDVDWPALAKGVIEGELGLRQNRFTTQIEPHDYMAELFDAISRFNTILIDLDRDIWTYISMAYFGQKTIKGEVGSSTMPHKVNPIDFENSEGNLGLANAIFGHLSAKLPVSRLQRDLTDSTVLRNMGVGFGYSMIAYLSTLKGFGKLKLREDNLASDLDNAWEVLAEPIQTIMRKAGIEKPYEKLKDLTRGQDKITKETIRQFVETLELDPADKQRLLDMSPATYVGMGEQIAELLG encoded by the coding sequence ATGATTACAGCCATCAGCCCGATCGACGGGCGCTATGCATCCAAGGTTGCCGAATTGACCGAATGTTTTTCCGAATACGCGCTCGTGCGCAACCGCGTTCGGGTCGAAGTCCTTTGGCTCATGGCGCTCTGCGCCGAGGCCGGCATTCCCGAATGCCGTGCGCTGACCACCGAGGAGCAAACCCTGCTCATCGGCATTGTCGAAGACTTCACTCCGCAGGAAGCCGAAAAGGTCAAGGAGATCGAGCGCACCACCAACCACGATGTCAAGGCGGTCGAATACTACCTCAAGAAAAAGATCGAGGGCACCTCGCTCGAAGAACTCTCCGAGTTCCTGCACTTCGCCTGCACCTCCGAGGATATCAACAACCTCTCCCACGCGCTCATGCTCAAGGACGGCCTCGCCGCGCTGCTGCCGCACCAGCAGGAGCTGATCGACCAGCTCAAGGGCTTCGCCGCAGCGTGGAAAGCCGTACCCATGCTCGCCCGCACCCACGGGCAGACCGCTTCCCCGACCACCATCGGCAAGGAGCTCGCCGTCTTCGCCGACCGCCTCGACATGCAGAAGGCCAAAGCCGAAGCCGTCGAAATCCTCGGCAAGCTCAACGGGGCCGTCGGCAACTTCAACGCGCATCTCTCCGCCTATCCGGACGTCGATTGGCCGGCGCTCGCCAAGGGCGTCATCGAAGGGGAGCTCGGCCTCAGGCAAAACCGCTTCACCACCCAGATCGAGCCCCACGACTACATGGCCGAACTCTTCGATGCCATCAGCCGCTTCAACACCATCCTGATCGACCTCGACCGCGACATCTGGACCTACATTTCCATGGCCTATTTCGGCCAGAAAACCATCAAGGGCGAAGTGGGTTCCTCCACCATGCCGCACAAGGTCAACCCGATCGACTTCGAGAACTCCGAGGGCAACCTGGGCCTGGCCAACGCCATCTTCGGCCACCTCTCCGCCAAGCTGCCGGTCTCGCGCCTCCAGCGCGACCTCACCGACTCCACCGTCCTGCGCAACATGGGCGTCGGCTTTGGCTACAGCATGATCGCCTACCTCTCCACGCTCAAGGGATTCGGCAAGCTCAAGCTCCGCGAGGACAACCTCGCCTCCGATCTCGACAACGCCTGGGAAGTGCTGGCCGAGCCCATCCAGACCATCATGCGCAAGGCCGGAATCGAAAAACCCTACGAAAAGCTCAAGGACCTCACCCGCGGGCAGGACAAGATCACCAAGGAAACCATCCGGCAGTTTGTCGAAACGCTGGAACTCGATCCCGCCGACAAGCAACGCCTGCTCGATATGTCGCCCGCCACCTACGTGGGGATGGGCGAACAAATCGCCGAACTCCTCGGTTGA
- a CDS encoding SixA phosphatase family protein produces MPKTLYLVRHAKSDWNTGKADFDRPLNKRGRRDAPEMGRRLKERNALPGAIVCSPAKRARETLELLDLGIDTTDNENIYEASAGMLMEIVQDLDDRLDSAMLIGHNPAMTWLASQLTGVRIEGMPTCAIATIHLDSTHWNQAGTCPAKLLDLDYPNKPS; encoded by the coding sequence ATGCCCAAAACCCTCTATCTAGTGCGCCACGCGAAATCCGACTGGAATACCGGCAAGGCCGACTTCGACCGCCCGCTCAACAAGCGTGGTCGGCGAGACGCCCCCGAAATGGGCCGGCGGCTGAAGGAACGCAACGCCCTGCCCGGCGCCATCGTCTGCAGCCCCGCCAAACGGGCGCGCGAGACCCTCGAGTTGCTGGATCTGGGGATCGACACCACCGACAACGAAAACATTTATGAAGCCTCAGCCGGAATGCTGATGGAGATCGTGCAGGACCTCGATGACCGGCTGGACTCGGCCATGCTGATTGGCCACAATCCGGCGATGACCTGGCTGGCCAGCCAACTTACAGGCGTCCGGATCGAGGGCATGCCCACCTGCGCCATCGCCACGATCCATCTGGATTCCACCCACTGGAACCAGGCCGGAACCTGCCCCGCGAAACTCCTCGACCTGGATTATCCGAACAAACCATCCTAA